A part of Haloarchaeobius sp. HME9146 genomic DNA contains:
- a CDS encoding DUF1440 domain-containing protein, with translation MAAPVPRAEATVPSSRPTLAVTSTAFAGSLAGLAGGLVVVAVGDVASPLWLPTGIAFGAGFALALGGRSSNPGRGLMWGLATAVLAWVVVLGCLALGGSLGVLPTLGTAGIRDRLPWLAGAVLGLGAPVGLAVGGWQARARAATDGPGHESDESDETAEPRIDRNRALLVGGVAGIAGGWAFSVWMVQVGMLPLVASLVGRTGAGTGLLVHFTVAATIGATFGFLFQRDTRGTGSALGWGMAYGLFWWLLGALTLMPLLRGFPVDWSATAMQAGGGTLVGHVVYGLVVGASYAFVDRVWVVLFYASDPLNRAVEGPGIKVLQATVWGTLGSVTGGLLFGMVMVATGDIVLVASLVGSDSPVVGFLVHMGISAFVGATYVQLFRYESPDLGSGAAWGLSYGLVWWFIGPLTLMPTLLGQPLAWHPAGIAAAIPSLVGHLVYGAATGVSFSLLERRQRAWGRLDPRIAARLAKRTRPVGTPAPAVWAFVLAIVAFALLGVLGLG, from the coding sequence ATGGCCGCTCCCGTCCCTCGGGCAGAGGCCACCGTCCCGTCGTCGCGTCCGACGCTGGCGGTCACATCGACCGCCTTCGCCGGGAGTCTTGCCGGACTGGCTGGCGGGCTCGTCGTCGTCGCCGTGGGAGACGTCGCATCACCGCTGTGGCTCCCCACAGGCATCGCGTTCGGTGCGGGCTTCGCGCTGGCCCTGGGTGGCCGGTCGTCGAACCCCGGGCGCGGGCTGATGTGGGGACTGGCGACGGCGGTTCTCGCCTGGGTCGTGGTACTTGGGTGTCTGGCCCTCGGCGGGTCGCTCGGGGTGTTGCCGACCCTCGGTACGGCGGGCATCCGGGACAGGCTCCCCTGGCTGGCCGGGGCCGTGCTCGGTCTCGGTGCGCCCGTCGGGCTTGCGGTGGGCGGCTGGCAGGCGCGTGCTCGTGCCGCAACCGATGGCCCAGGGCACGAGAGCGACGAGAGCGACGAGACCGCCGAACCGCGTATCGACAGGAACAGGGCACTCCTCGTCGGCGGCGTCGCCGGAATCGCCGGCGGGTGGGCGTTCAGCGTCTGGATGGTGCAGGTCGGGATGCTCCCGCTCGTCGCGTCGCTGGTCGGTCGCACCGGGGCAGGGACCGGCCTGCTGGTCCACTTCACCGTCGCGGCGACCATCGGGGCGACCTTCGGGTTCCTCTTCCAGCGCGACACCCGCGGGACCGGGTCCGCACTCGGCTGGGGAATGGCCTACGGGCTGTTCTGGTGGCTGCTCGGCGCGCTCACGCTCATGCCCCTGCTTCGGGGCTTCCCCGTCGACTGGTCCGCGACCGCGATGCAGGCCGGTGGTGGCACGCTCGTTGGCCACGTCGTGTACGGGCTCGTCGTCGGCGCGAGCTACGCGTTCGTCGACCGCGTCTGGGTCGTGCTGTTCTACGCTTCGGACCCGCTGAACCGGGCGGTCGAGGGGCCAGGTATCAAGGTCTTGCAGGCGACCGTCTGGGGGACACTCGGGAGCGTCACCGGCGGCCTCCTGTTCGGGATGGTGATGGTCGCCACCGGGGACATCGTGCTCGTCGCGTCGCTCGTCGGGTCGGACTCGCCCGTCGTCGGGTTCCTCGTGCACATGGGTATCAGTGCCTTCGTCGGGGCGACGTACGTCCAGCTGTTCCGGTACGAGTCACCGGACCTCGGGTCGGGTGCAGCCTGGGGACTCTCCTACGGGCTCGTCTGGTGGTTCATCGGGCCGCTGACGCTCATGCCGACGCTGCTCGGCCAGCCTCTCGCCTGGCATCCGGCCGGCATCGCCGCGGCGATTCCGTCGCTGGTCGGGCACCTGGTATACGGGGCAGCAACCGGGGTGAGTTTCTCCCTGCTGGAGCGTCGCCAGCGCGCCTGGGGCCGACTGGACCCGCGAATCGCGGCGCGACTGGCGAAGCGGACCCGGCCGGTCGGCACGCCTGCACCGGCGGTCTGGGCGTTCGTGCTGGCGATCGTCGCGTTCGCACTGCTGGGTGTGCTCGGGCTGGGATAG
- the folP gene encoding dihydropteroate synthase has product MQYHEAANALFDLRRYGPRPGTESTADLLAHLGDPHDDLTVVQVAGSNGKGSTARMVESVLRDTDRTVGLYTSPHFEDVRERVRVDGRKVTRTALTEFVETVQPYVTDRGAAGESPTFFEAMTALALWYFDRQGVDVAVLEVGIGGKYDATSVVDPAASAVTSVSLEHTSVLGDTVEEIATDKAHVAPDDAPLVTGTTGAALKAVKKQAGDVITVGPDGDVETTYEGRVDGAEAGIVLDGPDWRVETRIPVLGEFQSVNAGIAATLARQVADVDEATLARGLRNAHWPGRFEVLSESPLTVLDGAHNPGACEKVATVLDEFEYDELHLVFGAMHDKDHAEMAAVLPTPDAVYTCEPNLDRAEDSAVLARVFEEAGVTDRTVRTSVDTALDRAMEAADEDDCVLVTGSLFTVAEARTRWTRVEIPKTVRDLDDARDVLESASVTEPGIWRMRAKGVHRVLKTRVQKRQASYLKEEMLSLGGECSVSGLETDGERLDVVLMGTLSQFKRLTDKLDGQPYGLAQFATELREALDIQQPDSPTDYPWQDGTAVMGILNVTPDSFHDGGEFDAVDAAVEHAQEMVDAGVDIIDIGGESTRPGAEEVSVEDEIDRVVPAIEAIRDAGIDTTISVDTRKAAVARAALDAGADVLNDVSGLDDPEMRFVAAEFDAPLIVMHSIDTPVDPDNDIEYDDVVDDVIDQLGEQVLLAEKAGLDREQILVDPGLGFGKTAAESFDLLGRIDEFRALGCPVLVGHSHKSMFGYIGRDADEREHATVAATAIAADRGADIVRVHDVAENIAAVRVATAARDPGAFSK; this is encoded by the coding sequence ATGCAGTACCACGAGGCCGCGAACGCGCTCTTCGACCTGCGCCGGTACGGGCCCCGCCCCGGCACCGAGTCGACCGCGGACCTCCTCGCCCACCTCGGCGACCCCCACGACGACCTCACTGTGGTCCAGGTCGCCGGCTCGAACGGCAAAGGCAGTACGGCCCGCATGGTGGAGTCGGTGCTTCGCGACACCGACCGGACGGTCGGGCTGTACACCTCGCCCCACTTCGAGGACGTGCGAGAGCGGGTTCGCGTCGACGGGCGCAAGGTCACCCGGACCGCACTCACCGAGTTCGTCGAGACGGTCCAGCCGTACGTCACCGACCGCGGCGCGGCCGGCGAATCCCCCACCTTCTTCGAGGCGATGACCGCCCTCGCGCTCTGGTACTTCGACCGCCAGGGCGTCGACGTGGCCGTCCTCGAGGTCGGTATCGGCGGCAAGTACGACGCGACGAGCGTCGTCGACCCCGCCGCGAGTGCGGTCACGAGCGTCTCGCTCGAACACACCAGCGTCCTCGGCGACACCGTCGAGGAGATCGCCACCGACAAGGCCCACGTCGCGCCCGACGATGCCCCACTCGTGACGGGGACGACGGGAGCCGCGCTGAAGGCCGTGAAGAAGCAGGCTGGCGACGTGATTACGGTCGGCCCCGACGGCGACGTCGAGACCACCTACGAGGGTCGTGTCGATGGCGCCGAAGCGGGTATCGTCCTCGACGGTCCGGACTGGCGCGTCGAGACGCGGATTCCGGTCCTCGGGGAGTTCCAGTCGGTCAACGCCGGTATCGCGGCGACCCTCGCCAGACAGGTCGCCGACGTGGACGAGGCGACGCTCGCGAGAGGGCTGCGGAACGCCCACTGGCCGGGGCGCTTCGAGGTGCTCTCGGAATCGCCACTGACCGTCCTCGACGGGGCGCACAACCCCGGTGCCTGCGAGAAGGTCGCGACGGTCCTCGACGAGTTCGAGTACGACGAGTTACACCTCGTCTTCGGTGCGATGCACGACAAGGACCACGCCGAGATGGCCGCGGTCCTGCCCACACCCGACGCGGTGTACACCTGCGAGCCGAACCTCGACCGTGCCGAGGACTCGGCGGTCCTCGCTCGGGTGTTCGAGGAGGCGGGCGTGACGGACCGCACGGTCAGAACGTCGGTCGACACCGCACTCGACCGGGCCATGGAGGCCGCCGACGAAGACGACTGCGTGCTGGTCACGGGGTCGCTGTTCACCGTCGCCGAGGCCCGCACGCGCTGGACCCGCGTCGAGATTCCGAAGACGGTTCGCGACCTCGACGACGCCCGCGACGTGCTCGAATCAGCCAGCGTCACCGAACCCGGCATCTGGCGGATGCGTGCCAAGGGCGTCCACCGCGTGCTGAAGACCCGCGTCCAGAAGCGCCAGGCGTCCTATCTCAAGGAGGAGATGCTCAGCCTGGGCGGCGAGTGTTCCGTCTCCGGCCTGGAGACCGACGGTGAACGCCTCGACGTCGTGCTCATGGGGACGCTCTCGCAGTTCAAGCGGCTCACAGACAAGCTCGACGGGCAACCCTACGGGCTGGCCCAGTTCGCGACCGAACTCCGCGAGGCGCTCGACATCCAGCAGCCCGACTCCCCCACCGACTATCCCTGGCAGGACGGGACCGCCGTCATGGGCATCCTGAACGTCACGCCGGACTCCTTCCACGACGGCGGCGAGTTCGACGCCGTCGACGCGGCCGTCGAACACGCCCAGGAGATGGTCGACGCCGGGGTGGACATCATCGACATCGGCGGCGAGTCGACCCGCCCCGGTGCCGAGGAAGTCTCCGTCGAGGACGAGATCGACCGCGTCGTCCCCGCCATCGAGGCCATCCGTGACGCCGGCATCGACACCACCATCTCGGTCGACACCCGGAAGGCCGCGGTCGCTCGCGCCGCCCTCGACGCCGGGGCGGACGTGCTCAACGACGTGTCCGGGCTGGACGACCCGGAGATGCGCTTCGTCGCGGCCGAGTTCGACGCCCCGCTCATCGTGATGCACAGCATCGACACGCCGGTCGACCCCGACAACGACATCGAGTACGACGACGTGGTCGACGACGTCATCGACCAGCTCGGCGAGCAGGTCTTGCTCGCGGAGAAGGCCGGGCTCGACCGCGAGCAGATACTCGTCGACCCGGGTCTCGGCTTCGGCAAGACCGCCGCGGAGTCCTTCGACCTGCTCGGGCGCATCGACGAGTTCCGCGCGCTCGGCTGTCCCGTCCTTGTCGGCCACTCGCACAAGTCGATGTTCGGCTATATCGGCCGCGACGCCGACGAGCGCGAACACGCGACCGTCGCCGCGACCGCCATCGCGGCCGACCGCGGCGCGGACATCGTCCGCGTCCACGACGTCGCGGAGAACATCGCCGCAGTCCGCGTCGCGACGGCGGCGCGTGACCCCGGCGCGTTCTCGAAGTAA
- a CDS encoding SHOCT domain-containing protein, with the protein MGLLSSRKVKALVAMLVLTLFTLVGVSAWGLLQAVAALGTAGSLFTFVGAIAPWVVAALLLTLLSGVWVLWLVVAIVSQVSMPSLNSQRISNAAALVEFAVPQARQYGVSEWFAPPEPTLEEKREELTERYVDGDLSDSEFERELQRLYEDEEGFENREFRDDLDALLDDTERDRRREVDRETT; encoded by the coding sequence ATGGGTCTGCTCTCCAGTCGGAAGGTCAAGGCGCTCGTGGCCATGCTCGTCCTGACCCTGTTCACCCTCGTCGGCGTCTCGGCGTGGGGGCTCCTCCAGGCGGTCGCGGCGCTCGGGACCGCCGGGAGCCTGTTCACCTTCGTCGGAGCCATCGCCCCCTGGGTCGTCGCAGCTCTCCTGCTGACGCTCCTCTCGGGGGTCTGGGTGCTCTGGCTGGTGGTGGCCATCGTCAGCCAGGTGTCGATGCCGAGCCTGAACAGCCAGCGCATCTCCAACGCCGCGGCACTGGTCGAGTTCGCGGTCCCGCAGGCGCGCCAGTACGGGGTCTCGGAGTGGTTCGCGCCGCCGGAGCCGACCCTCGAAGAGAAGCGCGAGGAACTGACGGAGCGGTACGTCGACGGCGACCTCTCCGATTCGGAGTTCGAGCGCGAACTCCAGCGGCTGTACGAGGACGAGGAGGGGTTCGAGAACAGGGAGTTCCGTGACGACCTCGACGCGCTGCTGGACGACACGGAGCGGGACCGGCGACGAGAGGTCGACCGCGAGACGACGTAG
- the purB gene encoding adenylosuccinate lyase → MPNPLFAVSPLDGRYAGRTRPLAPYASESALMRARVQVEVEYLVALADLDATPLEIDEAQRAHLRSLYEEWDEADADLVKTIETDGYGEFTATNHDVKAVEYFVRVNLPEDLDAAQWIHFGLTSEDVNNLAHRLLVSGAVEEVLFPELDSLVDQLTEMAQEHRDLPMLAHTHGQPATPTTWGKEAAVYAARLGRTRARLQGAVESLAGKLGGASGTYAAHVAAYPDVDWRSFAQEFVTDLGLDFAPVTTQVNPCDDLAEVFDAARGVNNVLLDMDRDFWLYVSKRYLGQEAVEGETGSSTMPHKVNPIDFENSEGNLSKANSDLTFLADYVTTSRLQRDLSDSTVKRNIGAAFAHCLIGYTKAQNGLAKVVPNEHVMREDLQETPEIIGEAVQTILRREGDTAAYERVKELTRGKRVTIEDFYDLFDDLDVSEDVREELKALTPEGYVGVGSDLVDELD, encoded by the coding sequence ATGCCGAATCCGCTCTTCGCCGTCTCGCCCCTCGACGGCCGTTACGCCGGTCGCACCCGACCGCTCGCGCCGTACGCCAGCGAGTCCGCGCTCATGCGCGCTCGCGTGCAGGTCGAAGTCGAGTACCTCGTCGCGCTCGCCGACCTCGACGCGACACCGCTCGAAATCGACGAGGCACAGCGCGCCCACCTGCGCTCGCTGTACGAGGAATGGGACGAGGCGGACGCCGACCTCGTCAAGACCATCGAAACCGACGGCTACGGCGAGTTCACCGCCACGAACCACGACGTGAAGGCGGTCGAGTACTTCGTTCGGGTGAACCTGCCCGAGGACCTCGACGCCGCCCAGTGGATCCACTTCGGGCTCACCAGCGAGGACGTGAACAACCTCGCACACCGCCTGCTCGTCTCGGGAGCGGTCGAGGAGGTCCTGTTCCCCGAACTCGATTCCCTGGTCGACCAGCTCACCGAGATGGCCCAGGAACACCGCGACCTGCCGATGCTCGCACACACCCACGGCCAGCCCGCCACGCCGACGACCTGGGGAAAAGAGGCCGCGGTGTACGCGGCCCGACTGGGCAGAACGCGCGCCCGGCTCCAGGGCGCGGTCGAGTCGCTGGCAGGCAAGCTCGGCGGCGCCTCCGGCACCTACGCGGCCCACGTCGCCGCCTACCCCGACGTGGACTGGCGGTCCTTCGCCCAGGAGTTCGTCACCGACCTCGGCCTCGACTTCGCGCCGGTCACCACGCAGGTCAACCCCTGCGACGACCTTGCCGAAGTCTTCGACGCGGCCCGCGGCGTCAACAACGTCCTGCTCGACATGGACCGCGACTTCTGGCTCTACGTCTCGAAGCGCTACCTCGGGCAGGAAGCCGTCGAGGGCGAGACCGGCTCCTCGACGATGCCGCACAAGGTCAACCCCATCGACTTCGAGAACAGCGAAGGAAACCTCTCGAAGGCGAACTCCGACCTCACCTTCCTCGCGGACTACGTGACGACCTCGCGACTCCAGCGTGACCTCTCCGATTCCACAGTGAAACGGAACATCGGCGCCGCCTTCGCCCACTGTCTCATCGGCTACACCAAGGCCCAGAACGGACTCGCGAAGGTCGTCCCGAACGAGCACGTCATGCGCGAGGACCTGCAGGAAACACCGGAAATCATCGGCGAGGCCGTCCAGACCATCCTCCGGCGCGAGGGCGACACCGCGGCCTACGAGCGCGTCAAGGAACTCACCCGCGGCAAGCGCGTCACCATCGAGGACTTCTACGACCTGTTCGACGACCTCGACGTCAGCGAGGACGTGCGCGAGGAGCTGAAGGCGCTGACCCCGGAGGGCTACGTCGGCGTCGGCTCGGACCTCGTGGACGAACTCGACTGA
- a CDS encoding NAD(P)/FAD-dependent oxidoreductase gives MGEVADRWHLLVGAGVGLLPGFVLVAVLGPPGLLVGVGCGVLYCTGFRTTTGTPVDHGLTAAALSVPAWAIVQLVVGPLAAGAPVGWTLAGVAAGLPALPVWMLAGLAFGIAVVPASTRVRSAVETGSEEPVPESSVAATRIVVLGGGFAGLTAARELESRFGPDPTVQLTLVSETNTTLYTPLLAEVAAGSLDPSHVVTPLRTTLRRTRVVRGEATAVDTVAKRVFLGSPRTDTERVPDRGRVAPDGGLAGNVVAADIEGDAIDYDHLVLAVGSVAQTGLVSGVEEHAFGFKTLADAVALRNHVIDCFERADREPDPETQRALVTFVVAGAGFAGAELAGTLNDFVRGMAVYYPNVPADAIGVTVVHSHGHILPELPASLGEYALATMRERGVDFRLGQRVDEVAEGVVSLSTGDRIETETVVWTIGVRPNPLVQTLGVPLTEGKAVPTTATLQVPDHADLWAAGDCAAVTDPDSGQRYPATAQHAVRAARALARNLHAVVSGHEPTPFRYQSRGSLCVVGHQQACAELCLRGRSHRFVGLFAWVLWRTAYLAKLPDAERQLQVLVKWTTELVFPRDIAQVVAGEGRC, from the coding sequence CACCGGTTTCCGAACGACGACCGGGACACCGGTCGACCACGGCCTGACCGCCGCGGCGCTGTCCGTTCCGGCGTGGGCGATCGTCCAGCTGGTCGTCGGGCCGCTGGCTGCCGGTGCCCCGGTCGGGTGGACGCTCGCTGGTGTTGCGGCCGGCCTCCCGGCGCTCCCGGTGTGGATGCTCGCCGGGCTGGCGTTCGGGATTGCGGTCGTTCCGGCGAGCACACGCGTTCGGAGCGCTGTCGAAACGGGGAGCGAGGAACCAGTGCCGGAGTCGTCGGTTGCGGCGACGCGAATCGTCGTCCTGGGCGGTGGCTTTGCAGGTCTCACCGCCGCCCGCGAACTCGAATCCCGGTTCGGGCCGGACCCGACGGTCCAGTTGACGCTCGTGAGCGAGACGAACACGACCCTGTATACGCCATTGCTGGCCGAGGTCGCGGCCGGGAGCCTCGACCCGTCACACGTCGTCACGCCGCTCCGGACCACCCTGCGGCGGACCCGGGTCGTCCGCGGGGAAGCGACGGCGGTCGACACCGTCGCGAAGCGGGTGTTTCTCGGGTCACCCCGGACCGATACCGAACGCGTCCCGGACCGTGGCCGGGTCGCGCCCGACGGTGGGCTGGCAGGGAACGTCGTGGCCGCCGACATCGAGGGCGACGCCATCGACTACGACCACCTCGTCCTCGCGGTCGGGTCGGTCGCACAGACCGGGCTGGTGTCCGGCGTCGAGGAGCACGCCTTCGGGTTCAAGACGCTGGCAGACGCGGTGGCCCTGCGGAACCACGTCATCGACTGCTTCGAGCGCGCCGACCGCGAACCGGACCCCGAGACTCAGCGCGCACTCGTCACGTTCGTCGTGGCGGGGGCCGGCTTCGCCGGGGCCGAACTCGCGGGAACCCTGAACGACTTCGTCCGCGGCATGGCAGTCTACTACCCGAACGTTCCCGCGGACGCCATCGGCGTGACGGTCGTCCACTCCCACGGACACATCCTGCCCGAGTTGCCCGCGTCACTCGGCGAGTACGCGCTGGCGACGATGCGCGAGCGCGGGGTCGACTTCCGCCTCGGCCAGCGCGTGGACGAGGTCGCTGAGGGCGTCGTCTCGCTCTCGACCGGAGACCGGATCGAGACGGAGACGGTCGTCTGGACCATCGGGGTGCGTCCGAATCCGCTCGTACAGACCCTCGGCGTCCCGTTGACCGAGGGAAAGGCGGTGCCCACGACCGCGACGTTGCAGGTGCCCGACCACGCTGACCTGTGGGCCGCGGGCGACTGCGCCGCCGTGACCGACCCCGACTCCGGGCAGCGGTATCCGGCGACAGCCCAGCACGCGGTCCGGGCCGCGAGGGCACTCGCGCGGAACCTCCACGCGGTCGTGAGCGGCCACGAGCCGACGCCGTTCCGGTACCAGTCCCGGGGGTCCCTCTGCGTCGTCGGCCACCAGCAGGCGTGTGCGGAGCTGTGCCTTCGGGGGCGGTCACACCGGTTCGTCGGGCTGTTCGCCTGGGTCCTGTGGCGGACGGCGTACCTCGCGAAACTGCCCGACGCCGAGCGCCAGCTCCAGGTGCTCGTGAAGTGGACGACCGAACTCGTCTTCCCCCGTGACATCGCGCAGGTCGTGGCGGGGGAGGGGCGGTGCTGA
- a CDS encoding class I SAM-dependent methyltransferase — protein MTNDEHRRVVREGYDVVADAYAAERDDGPAGAPLLDDFRQRVASASAVLDAGCGDGQRCAARLVPEYDVTGLDISREQVRRATDAVPDGDFVQGDLTRLPFATGAFAGLVCYHATIHVPRAEHAELYREFARVVEPGGWLLVSTGAGEWEGSNPNWLDGGVEMRWSFYDAETERELVEDAGFAVERADIVGDEMGDGAFQFLLGQRRA, from the coding sequence ATGACCAACGACGAGCACCGCCGCGTCGTCCGCGAGGGGTACGACGTGGTCGCCGACGCCTACGCCGCGGAGCGCGACGATGGGCCAGCCGGCGCGCCACTGCTCGACGACTTCCGCCAGCGCGTCGCCAGCGCCAGCGCAGTCCTCGACGCCGGCTGTGGCGATGGCCAGCGCTGTGCCGCACGCCTCGTCCCCGAGTACGACGTGACCGGACTCGACATCTCGCGCGAGCAGGTCCGTCGCGCGACCGATGCGGTCCCTGATGGCGACTTCGTCCAGGGCGACCTCACTCGGCTGCCGTTCGCCACTGGCGCGTTCGCCGGGCTCGTCTGCTACCACGCGACCATCCACGTCCCGCGAGCGGAGCACGCTGAACTCTACCGTGAGTTCGCGCGGGTCGTCGAGCCCGGCGGCTGGCTCCTCGTGAGCACCGGCGCGGGCGAGTGGGAGGGCTCGAACCCGAACTGGCTCGACGGCGGCGTCGAGATGCGCTGGAGTTTCTACGACGCCGAGACCGAGCGCGAACTCGTCGAGGACGCCGGTTTCGCGGTCGAGAGAGCCGACATCGTCGGTGACGAGATGGGTGACGGTGCCTTCCAGTTCCTGCTCGGCCAGCGCCGAGCCTAA
- the purH gene encoding bifunctional phosphoribosylaminoimidazolecarboxamide formyltransferase/IMP cyclohydrolase → MTRIAGLAGNRGRNLLHIDDLTPGGAELAVVLTNDEDAPVLADAEERGIATEAVPMEDGESRREHEQRVVEALSNYDFDLVCLDGYMRVLSETFLDEMPLTLNVHPSLLPSFPGMDAWGDALDAGVKTVGCTVHAVTNAVDEDGNVVDTDVDAGPIVTQEPVPVYEGDDTDSLKERVLYEGEFKAYPRAVKWFAQDRLSVDFESNSVSVEGDEAADLPQRRVVTEDRHADLRYGENPHQDAALYADNTCEEASVVHAEQLNEGAKALSYNNYNDADGALNLIKEFDEPAAAVIKHTNPAGCAVADTLSEAYADALATDAKSAFGGIVALNRECDAETAELITDSFKEVVVAPGYTDDALDVLTEKKNLRVLDVGELGEVTETFTSKELVGGRLVQERDLDEVTREDLEVVTEREPTEEELETMLFAWKVQKHVKSNGIVFAKGTETVGLGVGQVSRVDAVEIAAMKAERDAEGKSADGAVMGSDAFFPFPDAVEEAAEAGVEAVIQPGGSKNDDKVIEAADELGMTMVMTGTRCFRHD, encoded by the coding sequence ATGACACGCATCGCCGGTCTCGCCGGGAACCGTGGTCGCAATCTCCTGCACATCGACGACCTCACACCGGGCGGCGCGGAGCTCGCCGTCGTCCTGACGAACGACGAGGACGCGCCCGTCCTCGCCGACGCCGAGGAGCGCGGCATCGCCACCGAGGCGGTCCCCATGGAAGACGGGGAGAGCCGACGCGAGCACGAGCAGCGCGTGGTCGAGGCGCTTTCGAACTACGACTTCGACCTCGTCTGTCTGGACGGCTACATGCGCGTGCTCTCGGAGACCTTCCTCGACGAGATGCCGCTGACGCTGAACGTCCACCCGAGCCTGCTCCCGTCGTTCCCCGGCATGGACGCCTGGGGCGACGCGCTCGACGCGGGCGTGAAGACCGTCGGCTGCACGGTCCACGCCGTCACGAACGCGGTCGACGAGGACGGCAACGTGGTCGACACCGACGTCGACGCCGGCCCCATCGTCACGCAGGAACCCGTCCCCGTCTACGAGGGTGACGACACGGACTCGCTGAAAGAGCGCGTCCTCTACGAGGGCGAGTTCAAGGCGTACCCGCGCGCCGTCAAGTGGTTCGCACAGGACCGCCTCAGCGTCGACTTCGAGTCCAATTCGGTTTCGGTCGAGGGCGACGAGGCCGCCGACCTGCCCCAGCGCCGGGTCGTCACCGAGGACCGCCACGCCGACCTCCGCTACGGCGAGAACCCGCACCAGGACGCCGCCCTCTACGCCGACAACACCTGCGAGGAGGCCAGCGTCGTCCACGCCGAGCAGCTCAACGAGGGCGCGAAGGCACTCAGCTACAACAACTACAACGACGCCGACGGCGCGCTGAACCTCATCAAGGAGTTCGACGAGCCCGCCGCCGCGGTCATCAAGCACACCAACCCGGCCGGCTGTGCCGTCGCCGACACCCTGAGCGAGGCGTACGCCGACGCCCTCGCGACGGACGCAAAGTCCGCCTTCGGCGGCATCGTCGCGCTCAACCGCGAATGCGACGCCGAGACGGCCGAACTCATCACCGACTCGTTCAAGGAGGTCGTCGTCGCCCCCGGCTACACCGACGACGCGCTCGACGTCCTCACCGAGAAGAAGAACCTCCGCGTGCTCGACGTGGGCGAACTCGGCGAGGTCACGGAGACGTTCACCAGCAAGGAACTCGTCGGTGGCCGCCTCGTGCAGGAGCGCGACCTCGACGAGGTCACCCGAGAGGACCTCGAAGTCGTCACCGAGCGCGAGCCGACCGAGGAGGAACTCGAGACGATGCTGTTCGCGTGGAAGGTCCAGAAGCACGTGAAGTCCAACGGTATCGTCTTCGCGAAGGGGACCGAGACCGTGGGCCTCGGCGTGGGTCAGGTCTCCCGCGTGGACGCGGTCGAGATCGCGGCGATGAAGGCTGAGCGTGACGCCGAGGGCAAGTCCGCCGACGGGGCCGTGATGGGCAGCGACGCGTTCTTCCCGTTCCCGGACGCCGTCGAGGAAGCCGCGGAAGCCGGCGTGGAAGCGGTCATCCAGCCCGGCGGGTCGAAGAACGACGACAAGGTCATCGAGGCCGCCGACGAACTCGGCATGACGATGGTCATGACCGGGACTCGGTGCTTCCGTCACGACTGA
- a CDS encoding glycosyltransferase yields the protein MRIAFVSLETALHCDYEAIDRLTRTAELLAARGHDVTWFCAKWWTGEKSEWEHEGVCYRGLVDDLADARKFRYSLAVALPKFSPDVVHVGAIPPGQVSAASKGARVARAPVITDWYGDAANVSRSHRKALKRSDAVVVPSRLVQTRVWEHGVAEDAVEVIPNSVDMDYIESVDPVNAGDIVYSRRLDEGANLESVLLALAELRQVDWSAVVVGDGPERENYQRQARDLRIDDRITWLGECDREQRVAVYKGAHVFAQTAHECLFATELLWALASGCIGIVEYHADSSAHELVELRQMDAERGFRTTSESELADAIREAADMEHKVVDESFAEFDHRPVLERYLDCYREEMESAGLF from the coding sequence ATGCGTATCGCCTTCGTCTCGCTTGAAACTGCCCTCCACTGCGACTACGAGGCGATAGACCGCCTCACGCGAACCGCGGAACTCCTCGCGGCGCGCGGGCACGACGTGACCTGGTTCTGTGCGAAGTGGTGGACCGGGGAGAAATCCGAGTGGGAGCACGAAGGCGTCTGCTACCGGGGGCTCGTCGACGACCTGGCCGATGCCCGGAAGTTCCGCTACAGCCTGGCCGTCGCGCTGCCGAAGTTCTCTCCCGACGTCGTCCACGTCGGGGCCATCCCGCCGGGGCAGGTTTCGGCCGCGAGCAAGGGCGCACGGGTCGCCCGCGCACCGGTCATCACCGACTGGTACGGCGACGCGGCGAACGTCAGCCGCAGCCACCGCAAGGCGCTGAAGCGATCGGACGCAGTCGTCGTCCCGTCCCGGCTCGTACAGACACGCGTCTGGGAGCACGGTGTCGCCGAGGACGCGGTCGAGGTCATCCCGAACAGCGTCGACATGGACTACATCGAGTCGGTCGACCCGGTCAACGCCGGCGACATCGTCTACTCCCGCCGGCTGGACGAAGGAGCGAACCTGGAATCCGTCCTGCTGGCGCTCGCGGAACTCCGGCAGGTCGACTGGTCCGCCGTGGTGGTCGGGGACGGCCCGGAGCGTGAGAACTACCAGCGACAGGCGCGCGACCTCCGCATCGACGACCGCATCACCTGGCTGGGCGAATGCGACCGCGAGCAGCGGGTCGCGGTTTACAAGGGCGCACACGTCTTCGCCCAGACCGCCCACGAGTGCCTGTTCGCGACCGAACTCCTGTGGGCGCTGGCCTCGGGCTGTATCGGTATCGTGGAGTACCACGCCGACTCCTCGGCACACGAGCTGGTCGAACTGCGCCAGATGGACGCCGAACGAGGCTTCCGGACGACCAGTGAGTCCGAACTCGCGGACGCGATCCGCGAGGCTGCCGACATGGAGCACAAGGTCGTCGACGAGAGTTTCGCCGAGTTCGACCACCGGCCGGTGCTGGAACGGTACCTCGACTGCTACCGCGAGGAGATGGAGTCCGCCGGTCTATTCTGA